The Gammaproteobacteria bacterium genome contains the following window.
ATGATGGTGCCGGAAGCGTGGCAGACTCAAGATGATATGGACGAGACCAAGCGCGCATTTTACGAGTACTATGCCTGTATTATGGAACCGTGGGACGGCCCAGCATCATTGTCATTTACCGATGGCAATGTCATTGGCGCAACGCTTGATCGCAACGGCTTGCGTCCATCGCGTTACTTGTTAACCGATGACGGTACGTTAATCATGGGCTCTGAAACGGGGGCATTGTGTGTTGATCAGTCAACCGTGATTGAAAAGGGTCGTTTGCAACCGGGTAAAATCTTTATTGCCGACCTTAAGCAAGGCCGCATTATCAGCGATGATGAAGTTAAACAACAAGTTAGTTCAACCCAGCCGTATGCAAAATGGTTAGCGGAAAACAAAGTTGAACTCGATCAGCTACCCGTATCAGACGCGTCAATTGCGCAGCCGAAACTGGCGCAACTGCGTAAAATGCAAAAAGCCTTTGGTTACACTAATGAAGATCTTGATTTAGTCTTAACTGGCATGGTCGGGACCGCTAAAGAACCATTAGGCGCAATGGGTACCGATACGCCTTTGGCAGTCTTGTCAGACCGTCCGCAGCAATTGTCACATTACTTTAAGCAGTTATTTGCTCAGGTAACTAACCCGCCAATTGACCCTATTCGTGAAGAATTGGTGATGTCATTACGTGGTTATATCGGTAAATCACTTAACTTGCTTGAAGAAACACCCGCGCATTGTCATAAAGTTGAAATTGAACAGCCGGTGTTAACTAACGAGCAATTACGTAAATTGCAGCATATCGACAACGATCATCTGCAAGCGAAAACGATTAGCATTACCTTTAAAGCTGACGGTAAAGCCGGATCATTAAAATCGGCCTTAGATCGCATCTGTTTATACGCTAAAAATGCGGTAGACGACGGTTATGCCATTTTGGTACTAAGCGATCGTGATGTTGACAGCGACCATGTTGCGATTCCGTCAGTACTGGCTACTGCCGCGGTTCACCATTATTTAATTCGCGAAAATTTACGTTCATACGCTGATATCATTTTAGAGTCGGCCGATATTCGTGAAACGCATCATTTTTCAACCGTGATTGGTTATGGTGCGGCGGCGGTTAATCCGTATTTAGCGTTAGAAAGCATGTTTGAGTTGCGCGATAAAGGCGTGATCGATGCTAAGTTGTCCGATCAACAAATTACCGACAAATACATTAAAGCCGTCGGCAGTGGTTTGTTAAAAACCTTCTCAAAAATGGGAATTTCAACGCTGCAGTCTTACTTAGGCGCGCAAGTGTTTGAAGCTTTAGGCATTAGTTCAGATGTGGTCGACCAATACTTTACGGGCACAGTGAGCCGAATTGAAGGCCTAACCCTAGATCAAATCGCCCAAGAAGCATTACTGCGCCATCAAGAAGGGTTCCCACCGGCTGATCGCATCGCGGTTGAAAACTTATTACCAACCGGTGGTGAATACGCATGGCGTCACGATGGCGAACGTCACTTGTTTAGCCCTACCGTTATCCGTTTATTGCAACACTCAACCGCCAGCAATGATGTTAACCAGTTTAAGCAATATGCCAAAACAGTTGATGATCAATCTAAAGCCGCATTTACCTTACGTGGTTTATTAGAGCTAAGCAGCGACCGACCGTCAATTCCACTAAGTGACGTTGAGCCGATTGAAAACATCTTTAATCGCTTTGCTTCTGGCGCGATGTCATTTGGTTCTATTTCTTGGGAAGCACACACAACCTTAGCGATTGCCATGAACCGAATTGGTGGCAAGAGTAACAGTGGTGAGGGCGGTGAAGATCCGAGTCGTTACACACCGATGGCCAATGGCGATTCAATGAATTCGCGGATTAAGCAAGTGGCGTCTGGTCGTTTTGGTGTCACCAGCCATTATTTGGCCAATGCCGATGAGCTGCAAATTAAAATGGCGCAGGGCGCTAAACCGGGCGAGGGTGGTCAATTACCGGGCGACAAGGTTGATGCCTGGATCGGTAAAACGCGTGGTTCAACCCCGGGTGTTGGTTTAATTTCACCACCGCCGCACCACGACATTTACTCAATTGAAGATTTATCACAGCTAATATTCGATCTTAAAAACGCCAACCGTGATGCACGAATTAACGTTAAATTAGTGTCTGAAGCGGGTGTTGGTACTATCGCTTCTGGTGTTTGTAAAGCCTACGCCGACGTGGTGTTAATTGCCGGTCACGATGGCGGCACCGGTGCGTCACCACTTAGCTCAATTAAACACACAGGTTTGCCGTGGGAGCTTGGCTTGGCCGAGACTCATCAAACCTTGGTTCGTAATAAATTACGTAGCCGTATTACGGTGCAAACCGATGGTCAGCTGAAAACACCGCGCGATTTAGCCATTGCAACCTTGCTAGGCGCTGAAGAATACGGCATGGCGACCACAGCACTAGTGGTTGAAGGCTGTATCATGATGCGTAAATGTCACCTAAATACTTGCCCTGTCGGCATTGCGACTCAAGATAAAGGTTTGCGCGATCGCTTTACTGGCCGTGCTGACATTTTGGTTAACTTCTTCACCATGATGGCTGAAGGCTTACGTGAAATCATGGCTGAATTGGGCTTTAGCACCATTAATGAAATGGTTGGTCAAACCCAGTGTCTTAAGCAACGTACCGATGTTGATCATTGGAAATATAGCGGCGTTGATTTAAGCCCGCTATTACACAAAGAGGAGTCTGGACCTGGCGAAACAATTTATAGCTCGATTAGTCAAAAGCACCTAATCGACGACATTATTGACCGAGCGATGATTAAAGACGCGCAAGCGGCACTTGATAACCAACAAGCGGTTGAGCTCGAATATGACGTGGTTAATACCAACCGGACTATTGGTGCGATGATTTCGCATGAAATCTCTAAGAAATATCAAGCGCAAGGGCTGCCAGAAAATACCATCAAGGTTAAATTTAACGGCTCAGCTGGTCAAAGTTTTGGCTGTTTCTCGGCCAAAGGTTTGCGCTTTGAACTTGAAGGCGACGCTAACGATTATTTCGGTAAAGGCCTGTCTGGTGCAAACTTGGTGGTTTACCCAAGCAAGCAAGCCAAATTCTCGGCCCGTGACAATATTGTTATTGGCAACGTCGCGTTCTTTGGCGCGACTTCGGGTAAGGCCTTTATTCGCGGTGTTGCAGGTGAGCGATTCTGTGTTCGTAACTCTGGCGCGGTCGCGGTCGTTGAAGGGGTAGGCGATCACGGTTGTGAATACATGACTGGCGGTAAAGCCGTTATCTTAGGCGCAACAGGGCGTAACTTTGCTGCTGGTATGTCGGGTGGTGTTGCTTATGTACTAGACGTTAACAATGATTTTGCTCCCAAATGTAATATGGAAATGGTTGCACTCGAAACGGTAGACAGCGAAGCCGAAAGCGCTGAGCTAAAAGCATTAATTAACGAGCACATGATTGCTACTGGCTCTGATGTCGCCAGTGAATTGTTAAGTGACTGGCAAACCAGTGTTAAACGTTTTGTTAAGGTAATGCCGGTCGACTACAAGCGCATGCAAGGTTATATGGCGCAAGTACGTGACAGCGGAAAATTTGAATCAGAGTATGACATTGCCGTCGAAGCTTTCGATATCCATTTAAACAACATCGCTAGCGCGCAAGCATAAGCTGTTCAGGAGATATTATTATGGGAAATCCAACAGGATTCATGAACGTAAAACGCGCTTTACCAGCGGATCGTCACCCAGCTGAGCGTTTGATCGATTGGCTTGAAGTGCCACAAAAAATGGTTCAAGCCGACATTGAAAAGCAAGCGTCTCGTTGTATGGACTGCGGCGTGCCATTTTGTCAGTCGGCAAAGTCTGAATTTGCGCCAGCAGTAGCCGGTTGTCCGGTTAACAATGTTATTCCTGAGTGGAATGAACTGGTTCACAAAGGACGTTGGCAAGATGCCGTGGAGTTGTTGCACAAAACCAATAACTTCCCTGAGTTTACTGGGCGTGTTTGTCCGGCGCCTTGTGAAGGGGCGTGTGTACTTGGTATTAACGCCGATCCGGTCACAATAAAGCTCCACGAAAAGTCAATTATCGACCACGCCTTTAAGGCGGGTTGGGTTGTTGCACAGCCGCCGTCAGGGCGAACAGGTAAAAATGTTGCCGTGATTGGTTCCGGTCCTGCGGGGCTGGCGACAGCAGCGCAGCTAAATAAAGCTGGCCATATGGTCACGGTTTATGAACGTGCCGATCGCATTGGTGGTTTGCTGATGTACGGCATTCCGAACATGAAGCTTGAAAAAGAACTGGTCCAGCGCCGGGTTGATATTTTAGCCGAAGAAGGCATTGTATTTGTTACCGACACCGAAGTGGGCAAAGACATTAGTGTTGAACAACTCGAGCAAGACTTTGACGCGGTAGTATTGTGTATTGGCGCGACCGTGCCACGCGATTTACCGGTAGAAGGTCGCGAGCTCAACGGCGTTCATTTTGCAATGGACTTCTTAAAAGCCAATACCAAAAGCCTGCTCGACAGCAAGCACAGTGATGGTAACTACATTAATGCCGCCGGTAAAAATGTAGTGGTTATTGGTGGTGGCGACACGGGCACCGACTGTATCGGTACATCATTGCGGCATCAGTGTACTAACGCTATTCAACTCGAGATTATGCCGCGTCCCCCTGAAAAACGTGCCGCAGACAATCCGTGGCCACAGTGGCCTAAGCGTTTATTGGTTGATTACGGCCAAAACGAAGCCATTGCGATTCAAGGTCAAGATCCACGTCAATACTTGGTGATGACCAAGAAAATTGAAAGCGATGGCCAAGGCAATGTTAAAGCCGTGCACACGGTTGATATTACTTGGCAACGCAACGACAACGGCCAAATGATCCCACAAGAAATTGCAGGCAGTGAAAAAGTATTGCCAGCAGACATTGTGTTAATCGCCATGGGCTTTATGGGGCCTGAAGGTGGTTTGGTTGAGCAGTTTGGACTAGAGCAAGACAACCGCTCAAACATTGCGGCTCAATACGACAAGTTTACGACCAGCAAGCCGGGCATTTTTGCCGCTGGTGATGGTCGACGCGGTCAAAGCCTAATTGTATGGGCGATTGATGAAGGACGCCGCTGTGCCCGTGAAGTTGATACGTTCTTGATGGGTAAAAGCTACTTGCCTTAAGCGATAACTCGCAGCACAACTAAAACGCCCGCTAATTAGCGGGCGTTTTTAATGGAGCGGTTTAATTAACGAATGTGTTTACCGACGAGTTAATTAAGCAACTTCGGACGCGTTCAGCGCAATCTCGGGGCAAAGGTCGGTTAAAATACGGCTTGCTAGCTGCTTATGACAACCAAAGTCAGTCCACTCTTGAATAATCAACTGAGTATTATAACGGCGACAAATGTGTGGTAAGAAAGTGTCGTGACAATCAGAAATCAGTTGCAGATATTCTTGTGAGGTACCAACTTCTGCATCGCGAGCGCGTTCAAGCATGCGCTGATATGAGATCACCGGATCAGATTTCAAGTAAATAACCGCGCTAACAGGTGGGTAGTCTTTTAGCTTCTCTTGAATGTCATAATAATAATCGAGATCTTGGCCGTCGGGGCGACACGCTTCGGCTAAATTAGCCTGACAGAAAACCAAATCAGAGAACAATGACCGTTCTATTACATAATGTGAGTCTGGGTTAAGGTTCTGACAAATTTGTGAACGTTTGTTCGTAATGTAGCGCTGAAATTCAATGCGCTTGGTTGGATCAACCGTAAAAGCTTTTAACAATCGCTGGAATTCAGTGTCGGTATCGACATCTTCAATAATGAGTTGCCATGTTTTTGTGCTGTGAGTGTTCAATTGCTCAACAAGTTTTGGCAGTAAGGTTGACTTGCCAACGCCAATATTACCTTCAATGGCGATTAAATTAAAATGTGGGGCTTGAGACATCATTTTCTACTTGTTATTGCGTTATTTTTAGGCCAGCTAGGTTACCAGAATATAAAATTCAAACGTTGAAGTTGCTCAAACTTTGGCAACAGAAATTTTGTCTGCTTGGTTTTTATACAAAATATTTCATACAAAATTCCAGATTAAGCACTTTTACTTTTGGTCATTGCTGAGCACGGCAACGAGAAGCTAATTACTTAACGCGTAAATTGACGACTTAAGGCTTGCTGGTTCGAGCTCAGAGCTAAGTCCGGTAAATTGACGAGTTAATAACTAAAATTGTAATGAATACAGTATCTAACTTACGTTAATGGTTTATCGTTGAGTGCGATATTATTGAAGCTGTTATCGATCAATAACCACTGTTGCGAACAAAAAACAAACCAAAAAGTTACAGATGTTAACTAATGTGAAATTTAGATGTGTATTTATGCCGTTTGTGTTGTTAGGGCACTGTTAAATCGTTATAATCGCGGGCAAAAATTAGCTTGCTTTATTTGTTCGGCTTACGCAGAAATTACCTACTTGTTTACGACATCAACTTGCTACTTTCGTCATCTAGTACCCGGCGAAACTAGCACGTATAATTTTGGTGTTTTGTTCTCGGTGAGTTTTAAACTGTGGGGCTGATTTAACTTCATTTCAAAGGGTTTTTCAAAATGGTAACAGCCATCGTTTTTATGCTTATCTTGTTTGCGTTTGTTTTGATCGTGGTCGAGGATGTCGTTCACGTTAATAAAGCAAAAACAACTCTGTTTTTCGGGACATTATGTTGGATTATATTGTTCATTAGTCCTGTCAATGACATGACAACAGCAGAAATACAAGAGCAGCTCGATCACAATATTCTTGAAATTGCGACTTTGTGGCTATTCCTGATGGCGGCCATGACGTTTGTTGCTTACTTGAACTCAAAAGGCTTTATTCAAAACTTGGTTCACCGTTGCATGCCAAAACAAATTTCTGAAAAGAAGTTAATGTTCGGGGTGGGTATGTTTGCGTTTGTTTTCTCCTCTATTTCAGACAACATTACCGCAACCTTAATTTCTTTGGCGGTGATAATGTCGTTAAAGCTTGAAGCGAAAAAGCGGATTAAATATGCGACGCTAATTATCTTTGCCGTTAACTCGGGTGGTGTATCACTAATCACCGGTGATGTGACGACCTTAATGATATTCTTAGCGGATAAAGTGTCTATGGGTAACTTACTCTATCTCGTTGTACCGGCTGCCTTCAGTGTGCTGTGCTTAGCCGTGATGTTGTCTAAAGGAATGAATGGCATCTTAGTCTTTGAATTCGCTGAACAACGACGAGTTGAAAAAACAGATATCACCATTGCGTTAATCTTTTTGAGCACGATTTTTTCAACCCTAATTTTAAGTGCCGTATATAAAGTACCACCGGTACTAACGTTCTTATTTGGTTTGTCATTAATGTTTTTAACCGCACAATTTTTAATGCGCAAAAAAGATGTTAATAAAAAGATTATTGATTACATTCGTGAAATTGAATATGACACCTTATTATTCTTTGTTGGCGTATTATTGTTAGTTGGCGCATTAAAACAAATTGGCGTACTAAATCAATTTACAAAACTATATCAGATACTTGACCCACAATATGCTAACTATTTAATGGGCCTGTTATCGTCACTTATCGATAATGTTCCGTTAACGGCCGCGTTACTTAAAGCCGACATTGAGATGAATGCTCGTCAGTGGTTGGCATTTACTTATGCAACTGGGGTTGGCGGTTCAATGTTAATTATTGGCTCTGCGGCTGGTATTATCGCGATGAGCAAGGTTAAAGAACTCACCTTTGGCAGTTATTTACGCATGAGTGTGTATTTGTTGATTGCCTACAGCATTGGTTACGCAGGTGCTAACATCGTGGGTTACGCTATTCCATTAACCAACTAAATCTAAATATTCACTTAGAATATAGAACGACGGCTTATTACAGCCGTCGTTTTTTTTGCTTAATTTCTCATCGAGAGGCTAACCAGACGAATTGGCTACGCTCACCTTCTCTGTCGCTATGCTCGTAATCAATATAAAGGGTTGGTATTTGATAAAGCAAGCTAGAGCAGCATGTTCCTACATGGTTGTAATACCAATTGTATTAAAGAGATGTGGGCAATGCATTTAGGCCAGAGACGGGCGTAATTAGAGTAATGGATCCGTTCTTGGATAAACGACATTAGAATATCGCATGTGCAGTTATCGAGAAGCTATTGCAGATATGCTGCTCAAGAGCCTCGAAGAGAGGACAAACTCTGGTGCCATTGGCATCAGGAAGTCCGCCGGAGTAGTGATGGATATACGGTGACTTGCTGTTTTAGTGGCAACACTTTAGTACAACAAAGCCAGACGAATTGGTTACTGGATAGTTTAACTAAGCCGTTTGTTGCTGGGTTCTTTCTATCGACTTTTCAATTTCCTTTTCCATTAACTCTTGCAACTGCTCAAGTTTTTTGGCTTTTTCTTCCGGGCTGAGACTATCGTCGCTTGCCACTTCTTCCATCATTGCTTCTATTTCTTTTAACTTTTCTTTATCAATGCCAAGCCGGTTATCGAGAATGGCTTGCATGGCGTCTTGATAAAAACTCTCGAAACTTATTGGCTCTTCGTTGCGATTTCTCGCTGAGTTAATTTCAGGAGCTGTGTCTGTTGTGTCAGAGGCATAGAGACTGCTTTCAACAGTACTGGACT
Protein-coding sequences here:
- the gltB gene encoding glutamate synthase large subunit; the protein is MKNISKKSPGLYRSEFEHDSCGIGFVANLKGKQSHDIIENALTMLSCMEHRGGTGFDVKSGDGAGILIQIPHQFLVEETATLGFNLPAAGEYGVGMIFFPPETAQGEVCRDILNQNITELGLTLLGYRSVPGDNSMLGAASLETEPNIEQVFVAKPAALTAQEFERKLFVLRKYTSHKINATVAKERDEFYVTSMSSTKIVYKGQFTTEQVRQYYLDLQDERTISGMAMFHSRFSTNTFPAWRRAQPFRYIAHNGEINTVRGNINWMNAREALFSSVNFSDAELKMLNPICNNDNSDSANLDMAIELLVLSGRSLAQVMMMMVPEAWQTQDDMDETKRAFYEYYACIMEPWDGPASLSFTDGNVIGATLDRNGLRPSRYLLTDDGTLIMGSETGALCVDQSTVIEKGRLQPGKIFIADLKQGRIISDDEVKQQVSSTQPYAKWLAENKVELDQLPVSDASIAQPKLAQLRKMQKAFGYTNEDLDLVLTGMVGTAKEPLGAMGTDTPLAVLSDRPQQLSHYFKQLFAQVTNPPIDPIREELVMSLRGYIGKSLNLLEETPAHCHKVEIEQPVLTNEQLRKLQHIDNDHLQAKTISITFKADGKAGSLKSALDRICLYAKNAVDDGYAILVLSDRDVDSDHVAIPSVLATAAVHHYLIRENLRSYADIILESADIRETHHFSTVIGYGAAAVNPYLALESMFELRDKGVIDAKLSDQQITDKYIKAVGSGLLKTFSKMGISTLQSYLGAQVFEALGISSDVVDQYFTGTVSRIEGLTLDQIAQEALLRHQEGFPPADRIAVENLLPTGGEYAWRHDGERHLFSPTVIRLLQHSTASNDVNQFKQYAKTVDDQSKAAFTLRGLLELSSDRPSIPLSDVEPIENIFNRFASGAMSFGSISWEAHTTLAIAMNRIGGKSNSGEGGEDPSRYTPMANGDSMNSRIKQVASGRFGVTSHYLANADELQIKMAQGAKPGEGGQLPGDKVDAWIGKTRGSTPGVGLISPPPHHDIYSIEDLSQLIFDLKNANRDARINVKLVSEAGVGTIASGVCKAYADVVLIAGHDGGTGASPLSSIKHTGLPWELGLAETHQTLVRNKLRSRITVQTDGQLKTPRDLAIATLLGAEEYGMATTALVVEGCIMMRKCHLNTCPVGIATQDKGLRDRFTGRADILVNFFTMMAEGLREIMAELGFSTINEMVGQTQCLKQRTDVDHWKYSGVDLSPLLHKEESGPGETIYSSISQKHLIDDIIDRAMIKDAQAALDNQQAVELEYDVVNTNRTIGAMISHEISKKYQAQGLPENTIKVKFNGSAGQSFGCFSAKGLRFELEGDANDYFGKGLSGANLVVYPSKQAKFSARDNIVIGNVAFFGATSGKAFIRGVAGERFCVRNSGAVAVVEGVGDHGCEYMTGGKAVILGATGRNFAAGMSGGVAYVLDVNNDFAPKCNMEMVALETVDSEAESAELKALINEHMIATGSDVASELLSDWQTSVKRFVKVMPVDYKRMQGYMAQVRDSGKFESEYDIAVEAFDIHLNNIASAQA
- a CDS encoding glutamate synthase subunit beta gives rise to the protein MGNPTGFMNVKRALPADRHPAERLIDWLEVPQKMVQADIEKQASRCMDCGVPFCQSAKSEFAPAVAGCPVNNVIPEWNELVHKGRWQDAVELLHKTNNFPEFTGRVCPAPCEGACVLGINADPVTIKLHEKSIIDHAFKAGWVVAQPPSGRTGKNVAVIGSGPAGLATAAQLNKAGHMVTVYERADRIGGLLMYGIPNMKLEKELVQRRVDILAEEGIVFVTDTEVGKDISVEQLEQDFDAVVLCIGATVPRDLPVEGRELNGVHFAMDFLKANTKSLLDSKHSDGNYINAAGKNVVVIGGGDTGTDCIGTSLRHQCTNAIQLEIMPRPPEKRAADNPWPQWPKRLLVDYGQNEAIAIQGQDPRQYLVMTKKIESDGQGNVKAVHTVDITWQRNDNGQMIPQEIAGSEKVLPADIVLIAMGFMGPEGGLVEQFGLEQDNRSNIAAQYDKFTTSKPGIFAAGDGRRGQSLIVWAIDEGRRCAREVDTFLMGKSYLP
- a CDS encoding deoxynucleoside kinase; translated protein: MMSQAPHFNLIAIEGNIGVGKSTLLPKLVEQLNTHSTKTWQLIIEDVDTDTEFQRLLKAFTVDPTKRIEFQRYITNKRSQICQNLNPDSHYVIERSLFSDLVFCQANLAEACRPDGQDLDYYYDIQEKLKDYPPVSAVIYLKSDPVISYQRMLERARDAEVGTSQEYLQLISDCHDTFLPHICRRYNTQLIIQEWTDFGCHKQLASRILTDLCPEIALNASEVA
- the nhaD gene encoding sodium:proton antiporter NhaD codes for the protein MVTAIVFMLILFAFVLIVVEDVVHVNKAKTTLFFGTLCWIILFISPVNDMTTAEIQEQLDHNILEIATLWLFLMAAMTFVAYLNSKGFIQNLVHRCMPKQISEKKLMFGVGMFAFVFSSISDNITATLISLAVIMSLKLEAKKRIKYATLIIFAVNSGGVSLITGDVTTLMIFLADKVSMGNLLYLVVPAAFSVLCLAVMLSKGMNGILVFEFAEQRRVEKTDITIALIFLSTIFSTLILSAVYKVPPVLTFLFGLSLMFLTAQFLMRKKDVNKKIIDYIREIEYDTLLFFVGVLLLVGALKQIGVLNQFTKLYQILDPQYANYLMGLLSSLIDNVPLTAALLKADIEMNARQWLAFTYATGVGGSMLIIGSAAGIIAMSKVKELTFGSYLRMSVYLLIAYSIGYAGANIVGYAIPLTN